The Mycobacterium paragordonae genome includes a region encoding these proteins:
- a CDS encoding CCA tRNA nucleotidyltransferase: MAEPVPDAELLTAAAVALHQYAPQLRELGAAFAAAGHELYLVGGSVRDAVLGRLSPDLDFTTNARPEQIQQVVRPFADALWDTGIEFGTVGVGKDGHRLEITTFRADTYDQVSRHPEVRFGDRLEDDLVRRDFTVNAMAARITADGLGEFLDPLGGLVALRAKVLDTPMPPEVSFGDDPLRMLRAARFVSQLGFTVAPRVLTAIEQMAPELARISVERVAVELDKMLLGAHPVAGIDLLVQTGMGEVVLPEIGGMQMAIDEHHQHKDVYQHSLTVLRQAIELEDEGPDLVLRWAALLHDIGKPDTRRHEPNGGVSFHHHEVVGAKMVRKRMRALKYSKQMVDDVSQLVYLHLRFHGYGEGKWTDSAVRRYVTDAGPLLGKLHKLVRADCTTRNKRRAARLRASYDRLEERIAELAAQEDLNRVRPDLDGNEIMRLLDIPAGPQVGEAWRFLKELRLDRGPLSNEEATAELLAWWKTKGPGQSD; the protein is encoded by the coding sequence GTGGCCGAACCCGTCCCGGATGCCGAACTGCTGACCGCTGCTGCGGTCGCGTTGCACCAGTACGCGCCCCAGTTGCGCGAGCTGGGTGCGGCATTCGCCGCCGCCGGCCATGAGCTGTACCTGGTCGGCGGGTCGGTCCGCGACGCCGTGCTGGGCCGGCTGAGCCCGGACCTGGACTTCACCACCAACGCGCGGCCCGAGCAGATTCAGCAGGTCGTGCGGCCGTTCGCCGACGCGCTGTGGGACACCGGGATCGAGTTCGGCACGGTCGGAGTCGGCAAAGACGGACACCGGCTGGAGATCACCACCTTCCGGGCCGACACCTATGACCAGGTGTCGCGCCATCCGGAGGTGCGGTTCGGCGATCGCCTGGAAGACGACCTGGTGCGCCGCGACTTCACGGTCAACGCGATGGCGGCGCGCATCACCGCGGACGGCCTGGGCGAGTTCCTCGACCCGCTGGGCGGGCTGGTGGCGTTGCGCGCCAAGGTGCTCGACACCCCGATGCCTCCGGAGGTGTCGTTCGGCGACGACCCGCTGCGGATGCTGCGCGCAGCGCGGTTCGTCTCCCAACTCGGCTTCACGGTGGCACCCCGGGTGCTGACGGCGATCGAGCAGATGGCCCCGGAGCTGGCCCGGATCAGCGTCGAGCGGGTGGCCGTCGAGCTGGACAAGATGCTGCTTGGGGCGCACCCGGTGGCCGGCATCGACCTGTTGGTGCAAACCGGCATGGGCGAGGTGGTGCTGCCCGAGATCGGGGGCATGCAGATGGCCATCGACGAGCACCACCAGCACAAGGACGTCTACCAGCATTCGCTGACCGTGTTGCGCCAGGCGATCGAGCTGGAGGACGAGGGCCCGGATCTGGTGCTGCGCTGGGCCGCGCTGCTGCACGACATCGGCAAGCCAGACACCCGGCGCCACGAACCCAACGGCGGGGTGAGCTTCCACCACCATGAGGTGGTCGGCGCCAAGATGGTCCGCAAGCGGATGCGGGCGCTGAAGTACTCCAAGCAGATGGTCGACGACGTGTCCCAGCTGGTGTATCTGCACCTGCGGTTCCACGGCTACGGCGAGGGCAAATGGACCGACTCGGCGGTGCGCCGCTACGTCACCGACGCGGGCCCGCTGCTGGGGAAGTTGCACAAGCTGGTGCGGGCGGACTGCACGACCCGCAACAAGCGCCGGGCTGCCCGGTTGCGCGCGTCCTATGACCGGCTGGAGGAGCGGATCGCCGAGCTGGCCGCGCAGGAGGACCTGAACCGAGTGCGTCCGGATCTGGACGGCAACGAGATCATGCGGCTGCTCGACATCCCGGCCGGCCCGCAGGTGGGGGAGGCGTGGCGGTTCCTTAAGGAACTGCGGCTGGACCGCGGGCCGCTGTCGAACGAGGAGGCGACCGCGGAGTTGCTGGCGTGGTGGAAGACGAAGGGCCCTGGCCAATCGGACTAG
- a CDS encoding pullulanase has translation MDYCLGGDDGAASIWTRPLDLDLDGDGTFDAIGLDLDGDGLRDDALADFDGDGMADHAVLDIDNDGTPESYFVDDGSGTWAVAVDRDGQVRWFGLDGVEHSGGPLVDFDGQGRPDDRLFDTDGDGMADRVVSSGPDGVTGYIDTDGDGLWNLRLTDIDGDGLADGAATL, from the coding sequence ATGGACTACTGCTTGGGCGGAGACGACGGCGCGGCCTCCATCTGGACTCGCCCCCTCGATCTGGACCTCGACGGCGACGGCACGTTCGACGCGATCGGACTGGATCTGGACGGTGACGGTCTGCGGGACGACGCTCTGGCCGACTTTGATGGCGACGGGATGGCCGACCACGCCGTGCTCGACATCGACAATGACGGAACCCCGGAAAGCTACTTTGTCGACGACGGATCCGGAACGTGGGCGGTCGCGGTCGACCGCGACGGGCAGGTGCGTTGGTTCGGCCTGGACGGCGTGGAGCATTCCGGCGGACCTCTGGTCGACTTTGACGGACAGGGCCGTCCCGACGACCGCCTGTTCGACACCGACGGCGACGGGATGGCCGACAGGGTGGTCAGCAGCGGCCCCGACGGGGTGACTGGATATATCGACACTGACGGTGACGGGCTCTGGAACCTTCGTCTGACGGATATTGATGGCGATGGATTGGCTGACGGCGCCGCGACATTATGA
- a CDS encoding NUDIX hydrolase translates to MSEGEQAKPRRRRGRRRGRGGARPAENNTESQPPADTVPTPAAAAKRRPRPRRVPDRMRTVHETSAGGLVIDGIDGPRETQVAALIGRIDRRGRMLWSLPKGHIEMGETAEQTAIREVAEETGIRGGVLAALGRIDYWFVTDGRRVHKTVHHYLMRFLGGELCDEDLEVAEVAWVPIRELPSRLAYADERRLAERADELIDKLQNDGEHALPPLPPSAPRRRPQTHSRTRHANDPEPGKKNGHGRGP, encoded by the coding sequence GTGTCGGAGGGCGAACAAGCCAAACCACGTCGACGCCGCGGTCGGCGTCGCGGTCGTGGCGGCGCACGTCCGGCGGAGAACAATACGGAAAGCCAGCCGCCCGCCGACACGGTACCCACGCCGGCCGCCGCCGCCAAGCGCCGCCCCCGGCCCCGCAGGGTCCCCGACCGGATGCGCACGGTGCACGAAACCTCCGCCGGCGGCCTGGTCATCGACGGCATCGACGGCCCCCGCGAGACGCAGGTGGCCGCCCTGATCGGACGCATCGACCGGCGTGGCAGGATGCTGTGGTCGCTGCCCAAGGGCCACATCGAGATGGGTGAGACTGCCGAGCAGACCGCCATCCGTGAGGTTGCCGAGGAGACCGGGATCCGCGGCGGCGTGCTTGCCGCGCTGGGGCGCATCGACTATTGGTTCGTCACCGACGGACGACGGGTGCACAAGACCGTGCACCACTATCTGATGCGGTTCTTGGGTGGGGAGCTGTGCGACGAAGACCTGGAAGTTGCCGAGGTGGCCTGGGTGCCGATCCGGGAACTGCCCTCGCGGCTGGCCTACGCCGACGAACGGCGCCTGGCCGAACGGGCCGACGAGCTGATCGACAAGCTGCAGAACGACGGCGAGCACGCGCTGCCGCCGCTACCGCCGAGCGCGCCGCGGCGACGGCCGCAGACCCACTCCCGCACCCGGCACGCCAACGACCCGGAGCCGGGCAAAAAGAACGGTCACGGGCGGGGGCCGTGA
- the mycP gene encoding type VII secretion-associated serine protease mycosin codes for MSASALALLVVGLSTNYPMAQAIPPPTIDPSRVPADGRPAADQPMRQSNMCARTITVADPNVAVTAPGFTMLNISKAWQYSTGNGVPVAIIDTGINPSPRLRVVAGGDYIMGGDGLMDCDAHGTIVASVIGAAPQGSPMPAPMPATPAFPPPAGPPPVEGAPPPPGGPPPPPAAPPPPTPVTVTETRPAPPPPPADEPSNGPGDPGAGGTETPEVPAPPPGAPDGVMGVAPHAVIISIRQSSRAYEPVNPGPGDMEARKKAGSIATLASGIVHAANMGAKVINISVTSCVPAADPMDQAAIGAAVWYAATVKDAVIVAAAGNDSEDGCAQNPSFDPLNASDPRDWHQVKTVSSPSWFSDYVLSVGAVDNTGAVIAKSLAGPWVAAAAPGVGIMGLSPQSGGPVNAYPPIRPGEKNMPIWGTSFSAAYVSGVAALVRAKYPGLSAHQIINRIVQTAHNPPRGVDNQVGYGVVDPVAALTFDVPAGERLPPAVHSRIIRPAAPPPAPDHRARTVALIFAGIVMAGVTIAALVSRARRER; via the coding sequence ATGAGCGCCAGTGCGCTGGCCCTTCTCGTCGTCGGACTGTCAACGAATTACCCGATGGCGCAGGCTATTCCACCGCCCACGATCGACCCGTCCCGGGTACCCGCGGACGGCAGGCCGGCCGCCGATCAACCGATGCGGCAGAGCAACATGTGCGCCCGGACCATCACCGTCGCCGACCCCAACGTGGCCGTCACCGCCCCGGGCTTCACCATGCTCAACATCAGCAAGGCGTGGCAGTACTCGACCGGTAACGGCGTGCCGGTGGCGATCATCGACACCGGCATCAATCCCAGCCCGCGGTTGCGGGTCGTCGCCGGCGGCGACTACATCATGGGTGGCGACGGCCTGATGGACTGCGATGCCCACGGCACCATCGTGGCGTCGGTGATCGGCGCCGCACCGCAGGGCAGCCCGATGCCCGCTCCGATGCCCGCGACTCCCGCCTTTCCACCACCGGCCGGTCCGCCTCCGGTCGAGGGCGCACCGCCACCGCCCGGCGGCCCACCGCCGCCACCTGCGGCACCGCCGCCACCCACTCCCGTTACGGTCACCGAAACCCGACCGGCACCGCCGCCGCCGCCCGCTGACGAACCGTCCAACGGCCCAGGGGACCCCGGCGCCGGAGGAACCGAAACCCCGGAGGTGCCCGCACCGCCACCGGGAGCGCCCGACGGCGTCATGGGGGTCGCGCCGCATGCGGTGATCATCTCCATCCGCCAGTCGTCGCGGGCCTACGAACCGGTGAATCCCGGACCGGGCGACATGGAAGCCCGCAAGAAGGCGGGCTCCATCGCCACGCTGGCCAGCGGCATCGTGCACGCGGCCAACATGGGCGCCAAGGTGATCAACATCAGCGTCACATCGTGCGTCCCGGCCGCCGACCCGATGGATCAGGCCGCCATCGGCGCAGCCGTGTGGTACGCGGCCACGGTCAAGGACGCGGTGATCGTCGCGGCGGCCGGCAACGACAGTGAAGACGGTTGCGCTCAGAACCCGTCGTTCGATCCGCTGAACGCCTCCGATCCCCGGGATTGGCATCAGGTCAAGACCGTCTCGTCGCCTTCGTGGTTCTCCGACTACGTGCTGTCGGTGGGTGCGGTCGACAACACCGGCGCGGTCATCGCCAAGAGCCTGGCCGGGCCCTGGGTGGCCGCGGCCGCACCCGGTGTCGGCATCATGGGTTTGTCGCCTCAGTCCGGCGGCCCCGTCAACGCCTATCCCCCGATCCGGCCCGGCGAGAAGAACATGCCGATCTGGGGCACCAGTTTCTCCGCCGCCTATGTCAGCGGCGTCGCGGCGCTGGTGCGGGCCAAATATCCGGGGCTGTCGGCCCACCAGATCATCAACCGCATCGTCCAGACCGCACACAATCCACCCCGCGGAGTGGACAACCAGGTCGGCTACGGAGTGGTGGATCCGGTGGCTGCGCTGACCTTCGATGTGCCTGCGGGGGAGCGGCTTCCGCCCGCAGTGCACAGTCGGATCATCAGGCCGGCAGCGCCGCCGCCGGCGCCGGATCACCGCGCACGGACCGTCGCGCTGATCTTCGCGGGCATCGTCATGGCCGGGGTGACGATCGCCGCCCTCGTTTCCCGGGCGCGGCGGGAACGATGA
- a CDS encoding type VII secretion target: MANATVVTPELLRSTQQRIETRLQEAVTIANQYLSGHENIISATGWAGDAGSTSLNTAGHIHHDLQQIMTGGQRLAHGLGRAAALMENHEADAAHDLNGVFGGGVQAV; this comes from the coding sequence ATGGCAAATGCCACCGTTGTCACTCCGGAACTGCTGCGCAGTACTCAGCAGCGAATCGAAACACGACTGCAAGAGGCGGTGACGATCGCCAACCAGTACCTCAGTGGTCACGAGAACATCATCAGTGCCACCGGGTGGGCGGGCGACGCAGGCTCGACATCTCTAAACACCGCCGGCCACATCCACCACGATCTGCAGCAGATCATGACGGGCGGCCAGCGGTTGGCGCACGGGCTCGGCCGGGCCGCGGCTCTGATGGAGAACCACGAAGCAGATGCCGCACACGACCTCAACGGTGTGTTCGGTGGGGGAGTTCAGGCGGTCTAG
- the eccE gene encoding type VII secretion protein EccE, whose amino-acid sequence MTHGVRLTVIVGIFLISLLGWAAGGYPGAATGFAVGLMIAVVPWRGQTVWSWLTLWRRRRRSIEWTEPHTVANDRAGGGVRCQDGSSVAVVQLLGKAHTPTLFTGSTSTHTENAFDVNDLEPLLRQTLGLRVASISVISTGARRRATGDYARVYDTLIGTPPYAGQRETWLVIRIPVLPNAGALQPRASVGTATLAAAQRISAAMRRRGIRAKVATATDIVELERRLGASALDPLNRRWGSVRGEGGWLTTYWYRPADITTENLAQAWATRADGITQKITLFGDGTMTATVTVRSAQPPTAPPSMLLQTLPGEQAPALAANLCGPMPLIRGIRYGHLTDPLVIPIGPSGVLLGKVDAGNRMMLPLDDPGEFSRVHIAADDALAKRIVVRLAGAGERITVHTRNSARWASVRMPDVAVTDLAKPIAGTTISVVDGTVSPAPRPNTVVSVGKPDDEYRGSANVIITQTVPATVSVAAAGQVHTVEIELFRAENRYVSTEPADLRNADLAAAESP is encoded by the coding sequence ATGACGCACGGCGTCCGGCTGACCGTGATCGTTGGCATCTTCCTGATCAGCTTGCTCGGCTGGGCAGCAGGCGGCTATCCAGGCGCCGCAACGGGTTTCGCGGTCGGGCTGATGATCGCCGTCGTTCCCTGGCGGGGCCAGACGGTTTGGTCGTGGCTCACCTTGTGGCGGCGGCGCAGACGCTCGATCGAGTGGACCGAACCGCACACCGTGGCCAATGACCGCGCGGGTGGGGGAGTGCGCTGCCAAGACGGCAGTTCGGTAGCCGTGGTGCAACTGCTGGGCAAGGCGCACACGCCGACCCTGTTCACCGGTTCGACCTCGACCCACACCGAGAATGCCTTCGACGTCAACGATTTGGAGCCGCTACTGCGGCAGACCCTGGGGCTGCGGGTGGCATCGATCAGCGTCATCAGCACCGGAGCGAGACGGCGTGCTACCGGCGACTATGCCCGGGTGTACGACACGTTGATCGGCACCCCGCCTTACGCCGGTCAGCGTGAGACCTGGCTCGTCATCCGAATACCTGTGCTGCCCAACGCCGGAGCGCTGCAGCCGAGAGCCTCGGTGGGCACCGCAACGCTGGCAGCCGCGCAACGGATCAGCGCGGCGATGCGCCGGCGCGGCATCCGCGCCAAGGTGGCGACAGCCACCGACATTGTCGAACTGGAGCGGCGACTGGGCGCGTCGGCGCTCGATCCGTTGAACCGCCGCTGGGGCTCGGTACGCGGGGAAGGCGGCTGGCTGACCACATACTGGTACCGGCCGGCAGATATCACCACCGAGAACTTGGCGCAGGCCTGGGCGACGCGTGCGGACGGAATCACGCAGAAAATCACCCTATTCGGTGACGGGACCATGACCGCTACGGTCACCGTCCGCAGTGCTCAACCGCCGACGGCGCCACCGTCCATGTTGTTGCAGACGCTGCCGGGCGAGCAGGCGCCGGCGCTGGCCGCCAATCTCTGCGGGCCGATGCCGCTGATCCGCGGAATTCGGTACGGGCACTTGACCGATCCCCTGGTCATCCCGATCGGACCGTCCGGAGTACTGCTGGGCAAGGTGGACGCCGGGAACAGGATGATGCTCCCCCTTGACGATCCCGGCGAATTCAGCCGGGTGCACATCGCCGCGGATGATGCGCTGGCCAAACGCATCGTGGTGAGACTGGCCGGCGCGGGCGAGCGGATCACGGTGCACACACGAAACTCCGCGCGGTGGGCGAGTGTTCGGATGCCGGACGTCGCCGTCACTGATCTGGCAAAGCCGATAGCCGGTACCACGATCAGCGTCGTCGACGGCACCGTCAGTCCCGCGCCCCGCCCGAATACGGTTGTGTCGGTGGGGAAGCCGGACGACGAGTACCGCGGCTCGGCGAATGTGATCATCACGCAGACTGTTCCCGCCACCGTATCGGTAGCGGCCGCCGGACAGGTGCACACGGTCGAAATCGAGCTGTTTCGCGCCGAGAATCGTTATGTATCAACCGAACCCGCTGATCTTCGCAACGCTGACCTCGCAGCGGCGGAATCACCATGA
- a CDS encoding ESX secretion-associated protein EspG: MLTTTVDGLWALQVLTGIETIAPELGLRPHLPSVEPKQLALQHPVTAELRDVGAVEECGAVDPTVVEWLTVLSRRDVALVLHIRTPRDDEPARVLLARFAQWWVVLERSADLIRISGAGTATAEGTADTVLNQQIERLCGRNEPAPLRPVTLDAGAMRSAAAGQEALQTFLAGQRVDADQLRLLTLAADPDRSAQASVVAAQSGVETGRFQRTHVEAGAVTIIDTLEGRLVAEEVDHGGTTWMIIAPGTRSNIAAAINRMMRRLPAHQDWHSYRKVV; this comes from the coding sequence GTGTTAACCACCACTGTCGACGGCCTATGGGCCCTGCAAGTACTCACGGGGATCGAGACCATCGCTCCCGAGTTGGGTCTGCGGCCGCATTTGCCCAGCGTGGAGCCCAAGCAGTTGGCGCTGCAGCACCCGGTGACCGCCGAATTGCGTGACGTCGGTGCCGTCGAGGAGTGCGGCGCGGTCGATCCGACGGTAGTGGAGTGGCTGACCGTCCTGTCGCGCCGGGACGTCGCGTTGGTCCTCCATATCCGGACGCCCCGCGACGACGAACCGGCCCGGGTGCTGCTCGCCAGGTTCGCGCAGTGGTGGGTCGTCCTGGAACGCTCCGCGGATCTGATTCGCATCAGTGGCGCCGGCACCGCCACCGCCGAGGGGACGGCGGACACTGTGCTCAACCAGCAGATCGAGCGGTTGTGCGGCCGCAACGAGCCGGCGCCGTTACGGCCGGTCACCCTCGACGCCGGCGCCATGCGCAGCGCGGCGGCCGGCCAGGAAGCACTGCAGACATTTCTGGCCGGGCAGCGTGTCGATGCTGACCAGTTGCGACTGCTGACCCTGGCCGCAGATCCGGACCGATCGGCACAAGCGTCCGTCGTCGCCGCGCAGTCGGGGGTGGAAACGGGACGGTTTCAACGCACCCATGTCGAAGCGGGTGCGGTGACCATCATCGACACCCTGGAAGGCCGGCTGGTCGCCGAGGAAGTCGATCACGGCGGCACGACGTGGATGATCATCGCCCCCGGAACCCGTAGCAATATCGCCGCGGCGATCAACCGCATGATGCGGCGCCTGCCCGCCCATCAGGACTGGCATTCGTACCGCAAAGTTGTGTAG
- a CDS encoding WXG100 family type VII secretion target → MTDQIVYNHGAVIGFAGEVGSQAAQLMEIHADVLHMTQALGDFFQGHGATAFFDAQQQMLHGLEDLIQTVSRHAHTVHNVDEMAQATDAQMGTLFT, encoded by the coding sequence ATGACAGATCAGATCGTCTACAACCACGGCGCCGTGATCGGCTTCGCCGGTGAGGTCGGTTCGCAGGCCGCGCAACTGATGGAAATCCACGCCGATGTCCTGCACATGACCCAGGCGCTCGGCGACTTCTTCCAGGGCCACGGCGCCACCGCATTCTTCGACGCCCAGCAGCAGATGTTGCACGGCCTGGAGGACCTGATTCAAACCGTGAGCCGCCACGCCCACACCGTTCACAACGTGGACGAGATGGCGCAAGCGACCGACGCCCAGATGGGCACCTTGTTCACCTAG
- a CDS encoding MinD/ParA family ATP-binding protein, with product MTNTWNASPHAPEQSGRYQHQESVSGTLRISDMVAPRKVPPGSGWRKFVYAVSFQTINLGESPAERHYRELQTRIRRHIRKQYVIGVISGKGGVGKTTMTACIGGVFRECRPDNVVAIDAAPGFGTLAGRIDESPPGDYSAVLNDTDVQGYADIREHLGQNSIGLDVLAGNRASDQPRPLVPSMFTGVLSRLRRTHTVIVVDTSDDLEHPVMKAVLDACDALVFVSGLTADTSLPVTRAIDLLRSMGFHELVSRSTVILNDSRNKYDPDARKYLTERFRQSGATVEFMPYDPYLAKGGIIDTRHELRKQSRLRIFEITAALADKYIPDADRPC from the coding sequence GTGACGAATACATGGAACGCAAGCCCGCACGCCCCCGAACAGAGCGGGCGTTACCAGCACCAGGAATCCGTCTCGGGCACCCTGCGCATTTCCGACATGGTGGCGCCCCGCAAAGTGCCGCCCGGGTCCGGTTGGCGCAAATTCGTTTACGCAGTCTCCTTTCAGACCATCAATCTCGGGGAGTCACCGGCCGAACGGCACTACCGGGAATTGCAGACGCGGATCCGGCGCCACATCCGCAAGCAGTACGTGATCGGGGTGATCTCAGGAAAGGGTGGCGTCGGCAAGACCACGATGACTGCCTGCATCGGCGGCGTGTTCCGGGAATGCCGCCCCGACAATGTCGTCGCCATTGACGCTGCCCCGGGGTTCGGGACGCTGGCCGGTCGGATCGACGAGTCCCCGCCAGGCGACTACTCGGCCGTCTTGAACGACACGGACGTCCAGGGCTACGCCGACATTCGAGAACACCTGGGGCAGAACAGCATCGGACTCGACGTGCTCGCGGGCAACCGCGCCTCGGACCAACCGCGGCCCCTGGTGCCCTCGATGTTCACCGGAGTGCTCTCTCGGTTGCGTCGCACCCACACCGTCATCGTGGTGGACACCTCCGACGACCTGGAGCACCCGGTGATGAAGGCAGTGCTCGACGCCTGCGATGCCCTCGTCTTCGTCTCGGGTTTGACCGCGGACACCTCGCTGCCGGTCACCCGCGCGATCGACCTGCTCCGCTCGATGGGTTTTCACGAATTGGTGTCCCGCAGCACGGTCATCCTGAATGACAGCCGCAACAAATACGACCCGGACGCTCGCAAGTACCTCACCGAGCGTTTCCGGCAATCCGGGGCGACAGTCGAATTCATGCCGTACGACCCGTATCTGGCCAAGGGCGGCATCATCGACACCCGCCACGAACTGCGAAAGCAATCCCGGCTTCGGATCTTCGAGATCACGGCGGCTCTGGCCGACAAGTACATCCCGGACGCCGACAGGCCATGTTAA
- the eccD gene encoding type VII secretion integral membrane protein EccD: protein MAKVSFPARCAVAVVWGEHLLSQVYPASVPIEVFIDNAVELLNEELKRRGLGGLDAGAGYELHKANGVRLDVTKTLDELGVEDGATLALVPATDGESFEPQYESLSTGLARVGKKLFEPVTVQTAAHTALAITAAVAATILGLAVRQRISSDTLTPTILAGSLGLLSAGGAVAVRRRWPHRTDLIDVLGWLTVPLVAAGLGAGAPGHLGAAHVFIAALTAAVLAWGLSATTGRHVSAAATVVTLCALGGSVAAVRMWWPVPAQWLGMCTLVTLLFVLTLAPTIALWVARIRPPYFGSITGRDLFRRSAGLPSDAVSPVNEGADDEDANPDTTPRGTQIAAAAIRANSVLTGICVGAAAGLPAAVWASLMPGRDRATAAAVLAALFVVIFISRGRAFADKRQAVALVAGAAAATCVGVVKHVVHEPASSAQALVVAAVFLVAFAGAGLLAALLVPVTRFTPLVRMAAEWLEIAAIIAALPIAAWIGGLFTWVRMR from the coding sequence ATGGCGAAGGTGTCGTTTCCCGCCCGGTGTGCGGTCGCCGTCGTATGGGGTGAACACCTTCTCTCCCAGGTCTACCCAGCATCGGTGCCGATCGAGGTCTTCATCGACAACGCCGTCGAACTCCTCAACGAGGAGCTCAAGCGCCGCGGTCTGGGTGGCCTGGATGCCGGCGCCGGTTACGAGCTGCACAAAGCCAACGGTGTACGCCTGGACGTGACGAAGACCCTCGACGAACTCGGCGTTGAGGACGGCGCCACACTGGCGCTGGTTCCCGCGACTGACGGCGAGTCTTTCGAGCCGCAGTACGAATCACTGTCCACCGGGCTGGCCCGGGTCGGCAAGAAACTGTTCGAGCCGGTCACAGTGCAGACCGCGGCCCACACCGCCTTGGCGATCACGGCAGCCGTAGCCGCAACGATCCTGGGACTCGCTGTCCGCCAACGCATCTCATCCGACACGCTGACGCCAACCATCCTGGCCGGGAGCCTCGGATTGCTGTCCGCCGGAGGTGCCGTCGCGGTGCGGCGACGGTGGCCCCACCGCACCGACCTGATCGACGTTCTGGGATGGCTGACCGTGCCGTTGGTCGCGGCGGGACTGGGCGCGGGCGCGCCGGGCCACCTGGGTGCGGCGCACGTTTTCATCGCCGCGCTTACGGCGGCGGTGTTGGCGTGGGGCCTCAGCGCGACGACAGGACGTCACGTCAGTGCGGCAGCGACGGTGGTGACATTGTGCGCATTGGGCGGAAGCGTTGCAGCGGTGCGGATGTGGTGGCCCGTGCCCGCCCAGTGGCTGGGGATGTGCACCCTCGTCACCTTGCTGTTCGTCCTGACTTTGGCCCCGACGATCGCACTCTGGGTCGCGCGGATCCGGCCACCGTACTTCGGCTCGATCACCGGGCGCGATCTGTTCCGGCGCAGCGCCGGACTGCCGAGCGATGCGGTCTCGCCGGTCAACGAGGGCGCTGACGACGAGGACGCGAATCCCGACACCACGCCACGCGGCACACAGATCGCCGCGGCCGCGATACGAGCCAACAGCGTGTTGACCGGAATCTGCGTCGGCGCCGCGGCCGGGTTACCCGCCGCGGTATGGGCATCGCTGATGCCGGGGCGTGACCGGGCGACGGCGGCCGCGGTACTCGCCGCGCTCTTCGTGGTGATCTTCATCAGCCGGGGGCGGGCCTTCGCCGACAAACGCCAGGCCGTTGCGCTGGTGGCCGGGGCGGCCGCAGCGACTTGTGTCGGAGTCGTCAAACACGTTGTGCACGAACCGGCTTCGTCCGCTCAGGCGCTGGTCGTCGCGGCGGTGTTCCTGGTCGCCTTCGCGGGGGCGGGACTGTTGGCGGCATTGCTCGTACCGGTCACCAGATTCACCCCGCTGGTGCGGATGGCCGCAGAGTGGCTCGAGATCGCGGCCATCATCGCCGCGCTGCCGATCGCCGCCTGGATCGGCGGGCTGTTCACCTGGGTACGGATGCGATGA